From one Phycodurus eques isolate BA_2022a chromosome 19, UOR_Pequ_1.1, whole genome shotgun sequence genomic stretch:
- the LOC133395235 gene encoding dual specificity phosphatase 29-like yields the protein MCERDRGHRDADVTPSCYELDKILNRGCAAYAPYDQVWPQVYIGDEATAKDKLKLKKLGITHILNAAEGTWNNVDTGPGYYGDMSVAYHGVVASDKPSFDLSQYFFTAARFIRTALADPHNKLLVHCVMGRSRSATLFLAYLMIGEGMTLADAAAHVKTRRRILPNWGFLKQLRELDEQLLDQRRDGSVRATPTGGGD from the exons ATGTGCGAAAGAGACCGCGGCCACCGCGACGCGGACGTGACGCCGAGCTGCTACGAGCTGGACAAGATCCTCAACCGGGGCTGCGCGGCGTACGCGCCGTACGACCAGGTGTGGCCTCAAGTCTACATCGGCGACGA GGCGACGGCCAAGGACAAGTTGAAACTGAAGAAGCTGGGAATTACGCACATCCTGAACGCCGCAGAGGGCACGTGGAACAACGTGGACACCGGCCCCGGTTACTACGGCGACATGTCCGTGGCGTACCACGGCGTGGTGGCGTCGGACAAGCCCTCGTTTGACCTCAGCCAGTACTTTTTCACCGCCGCCCGCTTCATCCGAACGGCGCTGGCCGACCCGCACA ACAAACTGCTGGTGCACTGCGTGATGGGCAGGAGCCGCTCGGCCACGCTGTTCCTGGCCTACCTGATGATCGGCGAGGGCATGACGCTGGCCGACGCCGCGGCGCACGTCAAGACGCGCCGGAGGATCCTGCCCAACTGGGGCTTCCTCAAGCAGCTGAGGGAGCTGGATGAGCAGCTCCTGGACCAGAGGCGGGACGGCTCGGTCCGCGCGACGCctacgggggggggggactaa
- the LOC133417904 gene encoding dual specificity protein phosphatase 13A-like, with the protein MWRRKGKRKQYVTVKDLQNILDSCKLRLGHIDEVWPNIYIGNVTVAQTKTALLELGITHVLNAAHAKPGSVGDQRFYGADFEYCGIPADDSAHFDLDVYFRPAADFIHKGLKSPRGKVLVHCMMGMSRSSALVLAYLMIYRRLSLEEALRRLVRKRAIYPNRNFLALLLDLDLHLHLQRDGRRRRRLCLIL; encoded by the exons ATGTGGCGCCGCAAAGGCAAACGCAAACAATACGTGACGGTGAAGGACCTGCAGAACATTCTGGACTCGTGCAAACTCCGCCTGGGGCACATCGATGAAGTCTGGCCCAACATTTACATCGGAAACGT GACAGTGGCGCAGACCAAGACGGCGCTGCTGGAGCTGGGCATCACGCACGTGCTGAACGCGGCGCACGCCAAGCCGGGCAGCGTCGGCGACCAGCGTTTCTACGGCGCCGACTTCGAGTACTGCGGCATCCCCGCCGACGACTCCGCCCACTTCGACCTGGACGTCTACTTCAGACCCGCCGCCGACTTCATACACAAGGGACTCAAGTCGCCTCGTG GCAAAGTTCTGGTGCACTGCATGATGGGAATGAGCCGCTCGTCCGCGCTGGTGCTGGCCTACCTGATGATCTACCGCCGCCTCAGCCTGGAGGAGGCGCTGCGGCGGCTGGTGCGCAAGAGGGCCATCTACCCCAACCGCAACTTTCTGGCGCTGCTCCTCGACCTCGacctccacctccacctgcAGCGTgacggccgccgccgccgccgtctctGTCTCATCTTGTGA